One Chanodichthys erythropterus isolate Z2021 chromosome 22, ASM2448905v1, whole genome shotgun sequence DNA window includes the following coding sequences:
- the LOC137012591 gene encoding olfactory receptor 8G17-like: MDNLTFTTSILLMEGLKVTSQSSQPVFILLLLTYVFTMVSNIGLIFLISTEKNLHDPMHFLFCNLPLNDILGTTVIMPRLLQDILRDTSERYISYAECVIQAYFVHVFTAACHYVLMIMAFDRYVAICNPLRYTSIMTNKMVIKLSAFAWGLAIILVAIMIGLTLRLSHCRYKIENPFCDNASLFKLSCENVVINNVFGLVYTIVVLSLSAMCIFITYVRIATVCITSKNKSLNNKAIKTCSTHLTVYLIMCVSGATFILLHRFPEYSDSRKLASILFHIVPPGLNPLVYGLQTKEIRQKIVKHWCRKK; encoded by the coding sequence ATGGACAACCTGACATTCACAACCAGCATTCTCCTCATGGAGGGACTGAAAGTTACATCTCAGTCATCTCAACCTGTTTTCATCCTCCTTCTCTTGACTTATGTCTTTACAATGGTATCAAACATTGGACttatatttttgatatcaacaGAGAAGAATCTGCATGACCCAATGCATTTTCTATTCTGCAACTTGCCACTGAATGACATACTAGGAACCACTGTCATTATGCCACGTTTGCTGCAGGATATTTTAAGGGACACCTCAGAGCGCTATATATCATATGCAGAGTGTGTTATTCAAGCTTATTTTGTGCATGTATTTACAGCAGCATGTCACTATGTGCTGATGATCATGGCCTTTGACAGATATGTAGCTATATGTAATCCATTGCGATACACATCTATAATGACCAATAAAATGGTCATTAAATTATCAGCATTTGCTTGGGGCCTGGCAATTATTTTAGTGGCAATTATGATAGGACTCACTCTGCGTCTGTCTCACTGTAGGTATAAAATTGAAAACCCTTTCTGTGACAATGCCTCACTGTTTAAACTGTCCTGTGAAAATGTAGTCATAAATAATGTGTTTGGACTTGTTTATACCATTGTTGTACTCAGTCTCTCAGCGATGTGTATTTTCATAACATATGTCAGGATTGCTACTGTATGCATAACCAGCAAAAACAAATCCCTCAACAACAAAGCCATAAAAACCTGCAGCACTCATTTAACTGTTTATTTAATCATGTGTGTTTCTGGAGCTACTTTTATTTTACTTCATCGTTTTCCTGAATACTCTGACAGCAGGAAACTAGCTAGTATACTGTTTCACATTGTACCACCGGGATTAAATCCCTTAGTATATGGTTTACAAACCAAAGAGATAAGACAAAAGATTGTAAAACACTGGTGTAGAAAAAAGTGA